The Anopheles coluzzii chromosome 2, AcolN3, whole genome shotgun sequence genome window below encodes:
- the LOC120952305 gene encoding DNA polymerase theta, translated as MFSQSLQLGDKTFDALERQHAKPVTPLTNGRTTRSQQRSKEFHHAPSSTEEAIEESPTNGKGPAELSRQRSVRERLQMVSTQSRGRKTKNRTARTAGQEQKSNSSDHTKKDATSPSLLRKDNLSELFSSDIQFDASPSIRRDTLKRTQPVQESAVPADEGPSPEKQPSIRQSDEFDGLFQNSAFSLDALRSQPIAARQTMPKEKEGDGSFHTLFDHSDFTLDKEEQTVQYPEAEAKMSESELEIFSETLFDRAITAEPAMDELLEASDFVESLRVDSADEDVALDIENVTFSQPLASASIALAQAQSHDVSERRSKHTEMDDFIESEMANSVLRMPVDASLADTVVGRDGESSGLFSGSLLNHSTKPETAKRPPPTSMSLDETKDLRLLANWGLPSTVTSEYAKKGIVQLFPWQVECLSRKEVLLEGKNLIYSAPTSAGKTLVSEFLLAKTVTERKLKAMLILPFVAVAREKMLYLKDLLEPGGMRVEGFYGGYHPPGGFESVDLAVCTIEKANSIVNRLLEQSALTTLGLVVVDEAHLISDPGRGYILELLLTKIRFVAARCEHRIQIVCMSATLPNIDLLARWLEADLYHTDFRPIALVEMLKVGNTIYSASGEAIRYLKGTLHGYTVPKDADHVALLCLETILDGCAVIVFCPSKDWCEQLAISLASTLHTLRKENHPHDELRRRLREQLDGERQDEVLLQLRNCPAGLDSVLEKTVRYGVAFHHAGLTTDERDIIEGSFRDGALRIIVATSTLSSGVNLPARRVIVRTPKFGGKPMSSLTYKQMIGRAGRTGRDTLGESILICTPAEEKIGRELIGAELPPVRSCLDSENYAHLKRAILEIIASGSATTTQELETFVNATLYSCERDYRFEVNDQLLRPKASSSKKLPTGEEEDENEETDPIVSCISFLLEYEFIRCLQQDIVEEDGSTTATPKSTKRTVLSATRLGQACLSASLPPKDGFLLFSELQRARQCFVLESELHAIYLVTPYSVAYQWQQIDWMDFLDLWEKLPSASKRVGELVGVKESFMVRAMRGAANLDYRTLQIHKRFYTALALLDLVNEVPLCTVARRFKCCRGLLQSLQQVSSTFAGIVTSFCASLNWTLLQLLVAQFRERLFFGVAHELLDLMRIPSLNGQRARLLHDGGITGLVQLANSDRLAVETILHHRTSFEAERVRENENEYDAERRKRLRNLYLTGRAGVTVEEAARLLIQEARTYLQLEHGLANPSWSQATETKPNESSSEAKGEQTAQDESKRSVAVVLAEEQPSSLLLSNGESSNSAAAHFHNSLLMADRNGQEDRKQTDMHDDDSSSSRITIIDACKDLTTFEQLRQLVTDKTAITIAFGVEQEETSVKKATIGSYLRAVETRRTNNNASRSFTFDDNLYLAGMAIKLQDDTASTVYYIDLQEEATAIDRAEKVRFVRTLFGREQLTITMLDVKDQLKIVYRSGLIPVAEGDEVLVATFQDPRVACWLLQTDAETLTLDAMIERHCPTLKQAELRWTGQRWVTPKWTGHGLNHHSPFNAKQRTAVECLLVSELMACVSQRLATANGDSLSICFTSREMPVQLALAGAEVIGFPVDRERLGALIAQLKACRDRIAEEARKLNGNQRLDFGSSRAVAKALRLAGGNDRKQCRTVRQVLERLESPLAALVIAYRKIESNLTRTIEPLFRIVRPGSNRVHGRSFCFTSTGRITMHEPNLQTVVKDFTVPARLTEGGGGGEGDVPPPLFSCRSTFACSDPDDGTVLLSADFCQLELSILTHLSQDPQLMAALGSGGNEAPGHTEARSDVFRALAARWNHYERESDVSDELRNRTKAIVYGVIYGMGVRAMAAELQLDEDAARTLMEQFHATYPEIRRYIERVVRLTRQLGYIETLTGRRRHLPAITSENARERSEAERQAVCTTIQGSAADILKNAIVRMRRNLRKYRNVLELERIRFVLHMHDELIYEVPRSQLHKIAKILKSSMENCAKLSVPLRVKLKAGPSWGTMQEVKI; from the exons ATGTTTTCTCAGTCGTTACAGCTGGGTGATAAAACGTTCGACGCCCTGGAACGCCAGCACGCTAAACCGGTAACGCCACTAACCAACGGTCGAACCACACGATCACAGCAACGCAGCAAAGAGTTCCATCACGCACCGAGTAGCACCGAAGAGGCGATTGAAGAGTCTCCCACCAATGGCAAAGGTCCTGCCGAGCTGTCCCGCCAACGGAGTGTGCGGGAAAGGCTACAGATGGTATCGACGCAGTCGCGAGGgcgcaaaaccaaaaatcgtACCGCTCGTACGGCGGGTCAAGAGCAAAAGTCAAACAGCAGCGATCACACGAAGAAGGATGCTACGAGTCCTTCGCTTTTACGGAAAGACAATTTATCTGAGCTGTTTAGCAGTGATATTCAGTTTGACGCTAGTCCATCCATCCGAAGAGATACTTTGAAGCGCACACAACCGGTACAGGAGAGCGCAGTACCGGCGGACGAAGGACCTTCGCCAGAAAAACAACCTTCAATTCGCCAGAGCGATGAGTTTGATGGGCTGTTTCAGAACAGTGCCTTTTCCTTGGATGCCTTACGAAGCCAGCCGATTGCAGCGCGACAAACCATGCCGAAGGAGAAGGAAGGAGATGGCAGCTTTCATACACTTTTTGACCACAGCGATTTTACGCTGGACAAGGAGGAGCAAACGGTTCAGTATCCGGAAGCGGAGGCGAAGATGAGCGAGAGTGAGCTGGAGATCTTTAGCGAAACGCTGTTCGACCGTGCCATTACGGCCGAACCGGCAATGGATGAGCTGCTGGAAGCAAGTGACTTTGTGGAGTCGCTGCGTGTCGATTCCGCCGACGAGGATGTGGCCCTCGATATAGAGAATGTAACCTTTTCCCAGCCACTAGCGTCAGCGAGCATAGCTTTGGCACAGGCACAATCACACGATGTCAGTGAGCGACGGTCCAAGCATACAGAAATGGACGATTTTATCGAGTCAGAGATGGCCAACTCAGTGCTGCGTATGCCGGTGGATGCTTCGCTAGCGGACACAGTGGTGGGGAGGGATGGGGAGAGCAGTGGCTTGTTTTCTGGCAGCCTATTGAACCATTCCACAAAACCAGAGACTGCAAAAAGGCCACCACCTACCAGCATGAGCCTGGACGAGACGAAAGATTTACGATTGCTTGCCAACTGGGGTTTGCCGAGCACGGTTACGAGCGAGTACGCCAAGAAGGGCATCGTTCAGCTGTTCCCCTGGCAGGTGGAATGTTTGTCACGAAAAGAG GTACTGCTGGAAGGAAAGAATCTCATCTACAGTGCCCCTACCTCCGCCGGCAAAACGCTTGTGAGCGAGTTTCTGCTCGCGAAAACCGTCACCGAGCGGAAGCTAAAAGCCATGCTGATCCTACCATTCGTGGCCGTGGCACGGGAAAAGATGCTCTACCTGAAAGATCTCCTCGAGCCGGGCGGGATGCGTGTGGAAGGTTTCTACGGTGGATATCATCCACCGGGAGGGTTCGAATCGGTCGATCTCGCGGTATGCACAATCGAGAAGGCAAATTCCATTGTAAACCGTCTGCTGGAACAAAGCGCCCTAACCACGCTCGGTCTCGTGGTGGTCGATGAGGCACATCTCATATCGGACCCCGGACGTGGTTACATCCTGGAGCTGCTGCTCACCAAGATCCGCTTTGTGGCGGCCCGCTGCGAGCATCGGATACAGATCGTGTGCATGTCGGCCACCTTGCCGAACATCGATCTGCTTGCCCGATGGCTTGAGGCGGACCTTTACCACACTGACTTTCGACCGATCGCGCTGGTCGAAATGCTGAAGGTCGGTAACACGATCTACAGTGCGAGTGGGGAAGCGATCCGCTATCTAAAGGGCACCCTGCACGGATACACCGTGCCGAAGGATGCGGACCACGTGGCGCTGCTCTGCCTCGAGACGATCCTGGACGGGTGTGCGGTGATCGTGTTCTGTCCCTCGAAGGATTGGTGCGAACAGTTAGCGATCTCGCTGGCCAGCACGCTGCACACACTGCGCAAGGAAAACCATCCACACGACGAGCTGCGGCGACGGTTGCGCGAGCAGCTGGACGGAGAGCGCCAGGATGAGGTACTGCTCCAGCTGCGCAACTGTCCGGCCGGGCTGGACAGCGTGCTGGAGAAGACGGTACGGTACGGGGTTGCCTTCCATCATGCCGGTCTGACGACGGACGAGCGCGACATCATCGAGGGTTCGTTTCGGGACGGTGCGCTGCGGATCATTGTGGCCACCAGCACACTGAGCAGTGGGGTAAATCTGCCCGCCAGACGGGTGATCGTTCGGACGCCCAAGTTTGGCGGCAAACCGATGAGCTCGCTGACGTACAAACAGATGATTGGCCGTGCTGGACGTACGGGGCGGGACACGCTTGGAGAATCGATACTGATCTGCACGCCGGCAGAGGAAAAGATTGGCCGGGAGCTGATTGGGGCTGAGTTGCCACCGGTACGATCGTGCTTGGACAGCGAAAACTAC GCTCATCTGAAACGGGCGATACTGGAAATTATTGCATCCGGCAGTGCGACCACAACACAAGAGCTGGAAACATTCGTGAACGCAACGCTGTACAGTTGCGAGCGGGATTATCGATTCGAAGTGAACGATCAGCTGCTGCGCCCGAAGGCTTCCAGCTCGAAGAAATTGCCCACCGGCGAAGAGGAGGACGAAAATGAGGAAACCGATCCGATCGTATCGTGCATATCCTTCCTGCTTGAGTATGAATTCATTCGCTGCTTGCAGCAGGACATCGTGGAGGAAGACGgctccaccaccgccactcCAAAGTCGACCAAACGCACCGTCCTCAGTGCGACACGGCTCGGTCAAGCGTGTCTATCTGCGTCGCTTCCACCGAAGGATGGGTTCCTCCTGTTCAGCGAGCTGCAGCGTGCCCGCCAGTGCTTCGTGCTGGAGTCGGAACTGCACGCCATCTATCTGGTGACGCCCTACTCCGTCGCCTACCAGTGGCAGCAGATCGATTGGATGGATTTTCTCGACCTGTGGGAAAAGCTGCCGAGCGCATCGAAACGCGTCGGCGAGCTGGTCGGCGTGAAGGAATCGTTCATGGTGCGGGCGATGCGCGGTGCCGCCAATCTGGACTATCGCACGCTGCAGATACACAAGCGCTTCTACACCGCGCTCGCACTGCTCGACCTAGTGAACGAGGTGCCATTGTGTACCGTGGCCCGTCGGTTCAAATGTTGCCGTGGATTGCTGCAGAGCCTGCAGCAGGTGTCGTCCACGTTCGCGGGCATTGTGACGTCGTTCTGTGCGTCGCTCAACTGGACGCTTTTGCAGCTGCTAGTGGCCCAGTTTCGCGAACGATTATTCTTCGGCGTTGCGCACGAACTGCTCGACCTAATGCGCATTCCCTCGCTGAACGGGCAGCGCGCTCGGTTGCTGCACGACGGTGGCATTACTGGGCTGGTACAGCTGGCCAACTCGGACCGGCTAGCAGTGGAAACTATCCTTCACCACCGGACCAGCTTCGAGGCGGAGCGTGTGCGTGAGAATGAGAACGAGTACGACGCGGAACGACGAAAACGGCTGCGTAATCTTTACCTCACTGGCCGGGCGGGTGTAACCGTGGAAGAAGCGGCCCGGCTGCTCATTCAGGAAGCGCGCACCTATCTACAGTTGGAGCATGGGCTGGCCAATCCGAGCTGGTCGCAAGCGACAGAAACGAAGCCGAATGAGAGCTCCTCTGAAGCGAAAGGCGAACAAACAGCGCAAGATGAAAGTAAACGGTCTGTGGCGGTGGTGCTCGCGGAAGAACAGCCCTCCAGCCTTTTGCTGTCGAATGGGGAATCATCCAACAGTGCAGCAGCACACTTTCACAACTCCCTGCTGATGGCGGACAGAAATGGCCAGGAAGACAGGAAGCAAACGGACATGCATGACGACGATAGCAGCAGTTCACGAATTACAATTATCGACGCTTGCAAGGATTTAACGACGTTCGAACAGTTGCGGCAGCTCGTTACCGATAAAACTGCCATTACGATCGCTTTCGGGGTGGAGCAAGAGGAAACCTCTGTCAAGAAAGCGACCATTGGGAGTTACTTACGAGCAGTCGAAACGAGGAGGACTAACAACAACGCTTCACGGTCCTTTACCTTTGACGATAATCTTTATCTCGCTGGCATGGCCATCAAACTGCAAGACGACACCGCATCCACCGTTTACTATATCGATCTGCAGGAGGAAGCCACCGCCATCGATCGTGCGGAAAAGGTTCGCTTTGTACGCACACTGTTTGGCAGGGAGCAGCTGACGATTACGATGCTTGATGTGAAGGATCAGTTGAAGATCGTTTACCGATCCGGACTGATACCGGTCGCGGAAGGCGACGAGGTGCTGGTAGCAACGTTCCAGGATCCTCGGGTAGCCTGCTGGTTGCTGCAAACCGATGCGGAAACGCTCACACTGGATGCAATGATCGAGCGGCACTGTCCCACACTGAAGCAAGCGGAGCTGAGATGGACCGGACAGCGCTGGGTAACGCCCAAGTGGACCGGACACGGGTTGAACCATCACAGCCCATTCAATGCCAAGCAGCG AACCGCCGTTGAATGTCTGCTCGTGAGCGAGTTGATGGCATGCGTAAGTCAGCGTCTTGCCACTGCCAACGGTGACTCACTGTCCATCTGCTTCACCTCCCGTGAGATGCCCGTCCAGCTGGCGTTGGCCGGCGCCGAAGTGATTGGCTTCCCGGTCGATCGCGAACGGCTCGGCGCACTGATCGCGCAGCTAAAGGCGTGCCGCGATCGTATCGCGGAAGAAGCACGTAAACTCAACGGCAACCAACGGCTTGACTTTGGTTCGTCACGTGCCGTTGCGAAAGCGCTGCGATTGGCCGGGGGAAACGATCGGAAGCAGTGCCGCACGGTGCGTCAGGTGctggaacggttggaaagccCACTGGCGGCACTCGTTATCGCCTATCGGAAGATAGAGAGCAATCTTACCCGCACCATCGAACCTCTGTTTCGGATCGTTCGGCCCGGTTCGAACCGGGTGCATGGGCGCAGCTTCTGTTTCACCTCCACCGGTCGCATTACGATGCACGAGCCCAACCTGCAAACCGTAGTGAAAGACTTTACCGTCCCAGCCAGGCTGAcggagggaggaggaggaggagaaggtgaTGTGCCACCGCCACTGTTCAGCTGTCGCAGCACGTTCGCGTGCTCCGACCCGGACGACGGGACGGTGTTACTTTCGGCCGACTTTTGCCAGCTAGAACTATCCATTCTGACACACCTGTCGCAGGACCCGCAGCTAATGGCAGCCCTGGGGAGCGGTGGTAATGAAGCACCAGGGCACACCGAAGCACGCAGCGACGTGTTCCGTGCGCTGGCGGCACGCTGGAACCACTACGAGCGGGAGTCGGACGTGAGTGACGAGCTGCGCAACCGCACGAAAGCGATCGTGTACGGCGTAATCTACGGCATGGGCGTACGCGCGATGGCGGCCGAACTGCAGCTCGACGAAGATGCGGCACGGACGCTGATGGAGCAGTTTCACGCCACCTATCCCGAGATCCGCCGGTACATCGAGCGGGTCGTGCGGTTAACCCGCCAGCTCGGCTACATTGAGACGCTTACCGGGCGTCGACGCCACCTGCCAGCCATCACGAGCGAGAATGCGCGCGAACGGTCCGAGGCAGAGCGGCAGGCGGTGTGCACCACGATCCAGGGTTCGGCCGCCGACATCCTGAAGAACGCGATCGTGCGCATGAGGCGCAATTTGCGCAAATATCGCAACGTGCTGGAGCTGGAGCGGATACGGTTCGTGCTGCACATGCACGACGAGCTGATCTACGAGGTGCCCCGCAGCCAGCTGCACAAGATTGCCAAAATACTCAAATCAAGCATGGAGAACTGTGCCAAGCTGAGCGTGCCGTTAAGGGTAAAGTTGAAAGCAGGCCCCAGCTGGGGCACGATGCAGGAAGTGAAGATATAg